The following are encoded together in the Pedobacter sp. D749 genome:
- a CDS encoding class I SAM-dependent methyltransferase, which translates to MKDNFSTQSADYAIYRPTYPPELYDYLFSLLKNKETAWDCATGNGQVARVLAQHFGSVYATDISENQLKNALQLPNITYKVEPAEQISVGNDSFDLITVAQAIHWFNFEAFYAEVKRTLKLGGLFAVIGYGIMSIDKKVDKVIHKLYEDILGKYWDNERRYIEEGYKTIPFPFEEIIAPHFQIKTTWSFNQLIGYLNTWSSLQHYKKANDRNPLEYLFTELKEAWGDDAEKDVHFPILLRVGR; encoded by the coding sequence ATGAAAGATAACTTTTCTACCCAATCTGCCGATTACGCCATATACCGACCAACTTATCCGCCGGAATTGTACGATTATCTTTTTAGTCTGCTAAAAAACAAAGAAACTGCCTGGGACTGTGCTACAGGGAATGGCCAGGTTGCTCGGGTGTTGGCTCAGCATTTCGGATCGGTTTATGCAACAGACATTAGCGAAAATCAATTAAAAAATGCTTTACAGTTGCCAAATATCACTTACAAAGTTGAACCAGCAGAACAAATATCGGTTGGTAATGATAGTTTTGATCTGATTACAGTAGCACAGGCCATCCACTGGTTTAATTTTGAAGCATTTTACGCAGAAGTAAAGAGAACACTAAAACTAGGCGGACTTTTTGCAGTAATTGGTTATGGGATTATGTCTATCGATAAAAAAGTAGATAAGGTTATCCATAAACTTTATGAAGATATATTAGGCAAATACTGGGATAATGAACGTCGCTATATTGAAGAAGGTTATAAAACCATTCCATTTCCTTTTGAAGAAATAATTGCACCACATTTTCAGATCAAAACCACATGGAGTTTTAACCAGTTAATTGGCTATTTAAATACCTGGTCTTCCTTGCAGCATTACAAAAAAGCCAATGATCGCAATCCACTCGAGTACCTGTTTACCGAGCTAAAAGAAGCCTGGGGTGACGATGCAGAGAAAGATGTTCATTTCCCGATTTTATTGCGGGTTGGACGATGA
- the metK gene encoding methionine adenosyltransferase, with the protein MSYLFTSESVSEGHPDKIADQISDALIDNFLAFDPESKVACETLVTTGQVILAGEVKSKTYLDVQQIARDVIKKIGYTKSEYMFEANSCGILSAIHEQSQDINQGVDRSSKEEQGAGDQGMMFGYATNETEDYMPLALNLSHKLLQELAVLRRENNEITYLRPDAKSQVTLEYDDHNKPVRIDAIVISTQHDDFDEEAAMLAKIKTDLVNILIPRIIKSNPAYAHLFNDKIEYHINPTGKFVIGGPHGDTGLTGRKIIVDTYGGKGAHGGGAFSGKDPSKVDRSAAYATRHIAKNLVAAGIADEILVQVSYAIGVAKPMGIYINTYGTGKVGKTDGEIAKIVESIFDMRPYFIEQRLKLRNPIYSETAAYGHMGRTPETVTKTFRTPNGEEKTVTVDLFTWEKLDYVDQVKAAFGI; encoded by the coding sequence ATGTCATATTTATTTACATCAGAATCTGTTTCTGAAGGTCACCCAGATAAAATCGCCGATCAAATTTCGGATGCGTTAATTGATAATTTTTTGGCTTTCGATCCAGAATCAAAAGTAGCTTGCGAAACTTTGGTAACTACTGGTCAGGTTATTTTAGCAGGTGAGGTAAAATCTAAAACATATTTAGATGTACAGCAGATTGCACGTGATGTAATCAAGAAAATTGGTTACACCAAAAGCGAATACATGTTCGAGGCCAACTCATGCGGCATTTTATCGGCCATCCATGAGCAGTCGCAAGACATTAACCAGGGTGTAGACAGAAGCAGCAAAGAGGAACAAGGTGCAGGCGATCAGGGCATGATGTTTGGTTATGCAACCAACGAAACGGAAGATTACATGCCACTGGCATTAAACCTTTCTCATAAATTATTACAGGAACTGGCAGTTTTACGCCGCGAAAATAACGAAATCACTTATTTACGCCCGGATGCGAAAAGCCAGGTTACTTTAGAATACGATGATCACAATAAACCAGTTCGCATCGATGCCATTGTAATTTCTACACAGCATGATGATTTTGATGAAGAAGCCGCAATGTTGGCCAAAATCAAAACTGATCTGGTAAACATCCTGATTCCAAGAATCATCAAAAGCAATCCTGCTTACGCACATTTATTTAACGACAAAATTGAATACCACATTAATCCAACCGGTAAATTTGTAATCGGTGGTCCGCATGGCGATACAGGTTTAACCGGCAGAAAAATTATTGTTGATACTTATGGTGGTAAAGGTGCTCACGGTGGTGGCGCTTTTTCTGGTAAAGATCCAAGTAAAGTAGATAGAAGTGCAGCTTATGCTACCCGTCACATCGCTAAAAACTTAGTAGCTGCCGGCATTGCTGACGAAATTTTGGTTCAGGTATCTTACGCTATCGGTGTTGCAAAACCAATGGGTATTTACATTAATACTTACGGAACAGGTAAAGTAGGTAAAACTGATGGCGAGATTGCTAAAATTGTTGAATCAATTTTTGATATGCGTCCTTATTTTATTGAGCAACGTTTAAAGTTAAGAAACCCAATTTACAGCGAAACTGCTGCTTACGGACACATGGGCCGTACACCAGAAACGGTTACCAAAACATTCAGAACACCAAACGGTGAAGAAAAAACGGTTACGGTTGATTTATTTACTTGGGAGAAATTAGATTACGTAGATCAGGTTAAAGCTGCTTTCGGCATATAA
- a CDS encoding VOC family protein: MNIKNLDHLVLTVANLESTCRFYSLALGMEIIDFGKNRKALKFGNQKSIFTNMEVSLSQKHLNRCRVRPIYVLLPIFHFLR, encoded by the coding sequence ATGAACATTAAAAACTTAGACCATCTTGTACTTACGGTTGCTAATTTAGAAAGTACCTGCAGGTTTTACAGTCTTGCCTTGGGAATGGAAATTATTGACTTTGGTAAAAACCGAAAAGCGCTGAAGTTTGGTAATCAAAAATCAATCTTCACCAATATGGAAGTGAGTTTGAGCCAAAAGCATTTAAACCGATGCCGGGTACGGCCGATTTATGTTTTATTACCGATTTTCCACTTCCTGAGGTGA
- the hisS gene encoding histidine--tRNA ligase — translation MSVIKPSLAKGTRDFTPVEMVKRNFIYDTIKTVFRKYGYAEIQTPSFENLSTLTGKYGDEGDKLIFKILNSGEFLKDPKKKSFDFAEEDNSNKLIPLISEKALRYDLTVPFARYVVMHQHEITLPFKRFQVQPVWRADRPQKGRYREFYQCDVDVVGSESLLNEAEFILIYNEALSKLGLKDFSIKINNRKILSGIAEVIGKPDLIIDMTVAIDKLDKIGLDGVSKELLERGFTEADLEKLRPVILLEGTNEEKLASLKEVLAQSETGLKGIAEIEQVFEYVESLIAYGLPLVAKLELDITLARGLNYYTGCIFEVKTNEVAMGSIGGGGRYDDLTGMFGLKDLTGVGVSFGADRIYDVLEELNLFPASAEVGTKVLISNFDAEAEKYALPIVQQFRNAGIAAELYPSSAKLKKQMAYADAKKIPYVILIGGDEIASGELTLKDMQSGEQKKLTVLGILELLK, via the coding sequence ATGTCAGTTATTAAACCCTCATTAGCAAAAGGAACCCGCGATTTTACTCCGGTTGAAATGGTAAAACGCAACTTTATTTATGATACTATTAAAACGGTTTTCAGGAAATACGGTTATGCTGAAATCCAGACGCCGAGTTTTGAAAATCTTTCTACCCTAACCGGAAAGTATGGCGATGAAGGTGATAAACTGATTTTTAAAATTTTAAATAGCGGCGAATTTCTTAAAGATCCAAAAAAGAAATCGTTCGATTTTGCTGAAGAAGATAATAGCAATAAATTAATCCCTTTAATTTCAGAAAAAGCCTTACGTTACGATTTAACTGTACCTTTTGCACGTTATGTGGTAATGCACCAGCACGAAATCACCTTGCCTTTTAAACGTTTTCAGGTACAACCCGTTTGGCGTGCCGATCGTCCGCAAAAAGGTAGATACCGCGAATTTTATCAGTGTGATGTGGATGTGGTGGGATCAGAAAGTTTACTGAATGAAGCTGAATTTATTTTGATTTACAATGAAGCCTTAAGCAAATTGGGGCTAAAAGATTTCAGCATAAAAATTAATAACCGGAAAATTTTATCGGGTATTGCCGAGGTCATTGGTAAACCTGATTTAATTATTGATATGACAGTTGCCATCGATAAACTGGATAAAATCGGTTTAGATGGTGTAAGTAAAGAATTGCTAGAACGTGGTTTTACTGAAGCCGATTTGGAAAAACTCCGTCCGGTGATTTTATTGGAAGGTACCAATGAAGAAAAATTGGCCAGTCTGAAAGAAGTTTTAGCACAATCTGAAACCGGTTTAAAAGGTATTGCTGAAATTGAACAGGTTTTTGAATATGTAGAAAGCCTGATTGCTTATGGCTTGCCGTTAGTTGCCAAATTAGAACTCGATATTACTTTGGCACGTGGCTTAAATTATTATACAGGCTGTATTTTCGAGGTTAAAACCAACGAAGTGGCCATGGGTAGTATTGGGGGCGGCGGCCGTTATGATGATTTAACAGGTATGTTCGGTTTAAAAGATCTAACCGGCGTGGGTGTTTCTTTTGGTGCCGACCGTATTTATGATGTATTGGAAGAACTTAACCTGTTTCCTGCCTCAGCAGAAGTTGGAACCAAAGTATTGATCAGTAATTTCGATGCAGAAGCTGAAAAATATGCTTTGCCGATTGTGCAACAATTTAGAAATGCCGGTATAGCTGCAGAGTTATACCCAAGTTCGGCGAAATTGAAGAAACAAATGGCTTATGCCGATGCAAAAAAAATCCCTTATGTAATATTAATCGGAGGCGATGAAATTGCCAGTGGCGAACTTACATTGAAAGATATGCAAAGCGGTGAGCAGAAAAAACTAACTGTTTTAGGTATACTGGAGTTGTTGAAATAG
- a CDS encoding diacylglycerol kinase family protein translates to MHTKINILFIINPISGGRGKLRIPDFIDKYLDKEKFSPNFVFSEYVGHAGELADEASIKNFDVIIAAGGDGTINEVATKVLKHNKILGILPLGSGNGLARFLNISKNLRYALSIINNFKIDEIDTAEFNKKCFFNLAGMGFDAHLSSVFSKDKKRGLSGYVKLGFKEVFNYKAQTYQLNIDGTTYTRKAFAISIANSSQYGNDVYIAPNASVKDGLLDVCIIKPFPIIKLPVLGYVMLRGKAESSGMIEIIKGKNIKIIRETAGAVHVDGEPLEMGVVIEAVINPLSLKVIVP, encoded by the coding sequence TTGCACACAAAGATCAATATCCTCTTTATCATAAACCCCATCTCTGGTGGGAGGGGAAAACTGCGTATTCCAGATTTTATCGACAAATACCTGGATAAGGAAAAGTTTAGTCCCAATTTCGTTTTTAGCGAATATGTTGGTCATGCCGGCGAGCTGGCAGACGAAGCGTCTATCAAAAATTTCGATGTAATTATTGCTGCAGGTGGCGATGGCACCATAAATGAGGTCGCTACAAAAGTGTTAAAGCATAATAAAATTTTAGGGATTTTGCCACTGGGGTCAGGTAATGGCCTTGCCCGCTTTTTAAATATTTCCAAAAACTTAAGGTATGCGCTGTCTATTATCAATAATTTTAAGATTGATGAAATTGATACGGCCGAGTTTAACAAAAAATGTTTTTTTAATCTGGCTGGAATGGGATTTGATGCCCACTTGAGTTCTGTTTTTTCGAAAGATAAAAAACGCGGATTATCAGGTTATGTAAAACTGGGTTTTAAAGAGGTTTTTAACTACAAGGCGCAAACTTATCAGCTGAATATCGACGGTACAACATATACCAGAAAAGCCTTCGCCATCAGTATTGCCAATTCTTCACAGTATGGAAACGATGTTTATATTGCACCAAATGCTTCGGTAAAAGACGGGTTGCTGGATGTTTGCATTATCAAACCATTCCCGATAATAAAATTGCCTGTTTTAGGTTATGTAATGTTAAGGGGCAAAGCAGAAAGTTCCGGTATGATTGAAATTATTAAAGGAAAAAATATTAAAATTATAAGGGAAACGGCAGGAGCGGTGCACGTAGATGGCGAGCCATTGGAGATGGGCGTTGTAATCGAAGCAGTTATTAACCCACTCTCGTTAAAAGTGATTGTTCCTTGA
- a CDS encoding translation initiation factor encodes MKPKKNSLSDLGGIMYSTNPEFEYEEEVDDTVTSPNNQQDLRVMLDKKNRGGKAVTLITGFRGRSEDLEVLGKMLKTKCGVGGSVKDGEIMIQGDVRDKVMGILQKDGYKVKKAGG; translated from the coding sequence ATGAAACCAAAGAAAAACAGTTTAAGCGATCTTGGCGGAATTATGTATTCTACCAATCCCGAATTCGAATACGAAGAAGAAGTTGATGATACCGTTACCTCGCCGAATAACCAGCAGGATTTAAGGGTAATGCTTGATAAAAAGAATCGTGGCGGTAAAGCCGTAACGTTGATTACAGGTTTCAGGGGCCGCTCAGAAGATTTAGAAGTATTGGGCAAAATGCTGAAGACCAAATGTGGCGTAGGCGGTTCTGTTAAAGATGGTGAAATTATGATTCAGGGGGATGTGCGCGATAAAGTGATGGGTATTCTGCAAAAAGATGGCTATAAAGTGAAAAAGGCAGGAGGATAA
- a CDS encoding replication-associated recombination protein A, translating to MQNLPPLAERMRPQNLDEYVGQKHLVGVGAVLRKAIESSQLPSMIFWGPPGVGKTTLAYIISQALDRPFFNLSAINSGVKDIREVIDRAAQLKDSFLGLPILFIDEIHRFSKSQQDSLLGAVERGLVTLIGATTENPSFEVISALLSRCQVYILKSLTEEELVGLLQTAIKKDAVLAEKKITIKEHEALIRLSGGDARKLLNVLEIAINGIGGNKIVLTNENVLAHAQQNLALYDKAGEQHYDIISAFIKSIRGSDPNAAVYWLARMIEGGEDPLFIARRLLILSSEDIGNANPNALLLANNCFTAVNVIGYPEARIILSQCVTYLASSPKSNASYEAINKAQALVKQTGNLPVPLHIRNAPTKLMKNIGYGKDYQYSHGYEGNFSPQEYFPEELSGTKLYDPGKNAAEEKLREKLRQNWKDKYKY from the coding sequence ATGCAAAACCTGCCTCCTTTAGCCGAACGTATGCGCCCACAAAATCTCGATGAATATGTTGGGCAAAAACATCTAGTAGGAGTTGGAGCGGTGTTACGCAAAGCGATCGAAAGCAGTCAGCTGCCATCCATGATTTTTTGGGGACCTCCGGGAGTAGGAAAAACTACTTTAGCCTATATCATTTCGCAGGCATTAGACCGACCCTTTTTTAATTTGAGTGCCATTAACAGTGGCGTGAAAGATATCCGAGAGGTAATCGATCGGGCTGCGCAGCTAAAAGATAGCTTTCTGGGTTTGCCCATTTTGTTTATTGATGAGATCCATCGGTTTAGCAAATCGCAACAGGATAGTTTGTTGGGCGCAGTTGAACGGGGTTTGGTTACTTTAATCGGTGCAACAACTGAAAATCCATCATTCGAGGTTATTTCCGCTTTGCTTTCCCGTTGTCAGGTTTACATTTTAAAATCACTCACAGAAGAGGAATTAGTCGGTTTGTTGCAAACAGCCATTAAAAAAGATGCTGTTCTTGCCGAGAAAAAAATCACGATAAAAGAGCATGAGGCCTTAATCCGGTTATCTGGTGGTGATGCACGAAAGCTCTTAAACGTACTAGAAATTGCCATCAATGGCATCGGTGGAAATAAAATCGTGCTCACTAATGAGAATGTGCTGGCCCATGCACAACAAAACCTCGCGCTGTATGATAAAGCAGGAGAACAGCATTACGATATCATTTCTGCATTTATTAAATCAATCCGTGGTAGCGACCCCAACGCTGCGGTTTACTGGTTAGCCAGGATGATTGAAGGTGGAGAAGATCCTTTATTTATTGCCCGCAGGTTATTAATCTTATCTTCAGAAGATATCGGCAATGCTAATCCGAATGCACTTTTGTTAGCCAATAATTGTTTTACGGCGGTTAATGTTATCGGATACCCGGAGGCAAGGATTATCTTATCACAATGTGTAACCTATCTGGCCAGTTCTCCAAAAAGCAATGCCTCTTATGAGGCCATTAACAAAGCGCAGGCTTTGGTTAAACAGACCGGGAATCTACCTGTACCTTTACATATCCGCAATGCACCGACCAAACTGATGAAAAATATCGGTTACGGGAAAGATTATCAGTATTCGCATGGATACGAAGGTAATTTTTCACCCCAGGAATATTTTCCGGAAGAATTAAGCGGCACAAAACTCTATGATCCGGGTAAAAATGCTGCGGAAGAGAAACTGCGCGAAAAGCTAAGGCAAAATTGGAAAGACAAATACAAATATTAG
- a CDS encoding MFS transporter has protein sequence MEKTGQKDEIKDVEYRLKSIFGGSVGNLVEWYDWYTYSAFALYFSPAFFPNSNPTAQLLNTAGIFAVGFLMRPIGGWLFGSIADKLGRKRAMTLSVLIMAIGSLIIGLTPGYKRIGIAAPLLLVFARLIQGLSTGGEYGTSATYLSEMATKKHRGFYSSFQYVTLIGGQLLALGIQLILQNWLLTPAQLHSWGWRIPFFIGAVLSFIALYLRRHINETAAFKSKNSEDKKGGIAVLLKYPKEIFTVVGLTLGGTIAFYTFSTYMQKFLVNTVHLSKETSTTLSFISLLVFAIMQPLFGLLSDKIGRKPLLIGFGVLGTLCTYPILTGLAGETNTTIIFLLMIGALIIVSGYTSINAVVKAELFPAEIRALGVGLPYALTVAIFGGTAEYFALWFKNIGHENYFYWYVTGCILISLVLYTTMKDTKHHSKIED, from the coding sequence ATGGAAAAAACAGGACAAAAAGACGAAATCAAGGACGTAGAATACCGGCTGAAATCTATTTTTGGTGGTTCGGTTGGCAATCTTGTTGAGTGGTACGATTGGTACACCTATTCTGCTTTTGCACTTTATTTTTCTCCGGCTTTTTTTCCGAATAGCAATCCAACGGCCCAGTTATTGAATACTGCAGGCATTTTTGCCGTGGGATTTTTAATGCGCCCTATTGGAGGTTGGTTATTTGGTAGCATTGCTGATAAATTAGGCAGAAAACGCGCGATGACACTTTCTGTGTTAATAATGGCGATAGGTTCGTTGATTATCGGTTTAACCCCAGGTTACAAACGAATCGGTATAGCCGCTCCACTGTTGCTTGTATTTGCAAGATTGATACAGGGCTTGAGTACCGGTGGCGAATATGGAACCTCTGCTACTTATCTAAGCGAAATGGCCACCAAAAAGCACCGTGGCTTTTATTCAAGTTTTCAGTACGTAACCTTGATTGGCGGACAATTATTAGCTTTAGGGATTCAGCTGATCTTGCAGAACTGGTTACTTACTCCTGCCCAGTTACACAGTTGGGGTTGGCGCATTCCTTTTTTTATTGGTGCTGTACTCTCTTTTATTGCGTTATATCTGCGTAGACATATCAATGAAACGGCAGCCTTTAAAAGTAAAAATTCAGAAGACAAAAAAGGAGGCATCGCTGTACTATTGAAATATCCGAAAGAGATTTTTACGGTTGTAGGTTTAACTTTGGGCGGTACAATTGCCTTTTACACATTTAGTACCTATATGCAAAAATTTTTGGTGAATACGGTTCACCTCAGTAAAGAGACCTCTACAACGTTATCATTCATTTCGTTGCTGGTTTTTGCCATTATGCAGCCTTTGTTTGGTTTGTTATCTGATAAAATCGGTAGAAAGCCCTTGTTAATCGGTTTTGGGGTATTGGGCACTTTATGTACCTATCCAATTTTAACAGGCTTAGCAGGCGAAACCAATACCACAATTATTTTTTTATTGATGATCGGTGCCTTGATTATTGTAAGTGGCTATACAAGTATCAATGCTGTGGTTAAAGCCGAGCTGTTCCCTGCTGAAATCAGGGCTTTGGGTGTGGGTTTGCCTTATGCTTTAACCGTTGCTATTTTCGGTGGCACGGCAGAATACTTTGCGCTTTGGTTTAAAAATATCGGTCACGAAAACTACTTCTACTGGTATGTAACCGGATGTATTTTGATTTCGCTGGTTTTGTATACGACTATGAAAGATACGAAGCACCACTCGAAGATAGAGGATTAG
- a CDS encoding IS4 family transposase → MGRFAAGNSLMNIQYAFDIKSGCWKTLDFTRATENDQRYSGVHIDRIGKGELHIRDLGYVTQGYLSGIVERQAYFLNRLHPSCRPLEGETGQYIDWAEKYRAMVTAGQNISELGVTIGKGNETVKCRLVAVPVPRAVWEERIRKANVQAKRQGYALTDEYKNRARFSLFITNVGKDKLGTEMVAELYRLRWQIELMFKNWKSLFGIHKVKAVKKARVECQLLAKLLRIVINWKIYRCVDSIAVQKFKNQACSTWKVFKHLRTITEVIRRMARKEISVLKWYDEYVCPIIKSLLLEPKKGKKPAFQTLNDIFRA, encoded by the coding sequence ATGGGGCGTTTTGCAGCAGGGAATTCACTTATGAATATCCAGTATGCATTTGATATAAAGAGTGGCTGCTGGAAAACCCTTGATTTCACAAGGGCAACAGAGAACGACCAAAGATATTCGGGCGTACACATTGACCGTATAGGCAAGGGTGAACTGCACATCAGGGACCTGGGGTATGTTACCCAGGGCTATCTGTCGGGGATTGTTGAGCGGCAGGCTTATTTCCTAAACAGACTACATCCTTCCTGTAGGCCCTTGGAAGGAGAAACGGGACAGTACATCGACTGGGCAGAAAAATACCGGGCCATGGTCACTGCAGGACAGAACATAAGTGAGCTTGGTGTAACCATTGGTAAGGGTAATGAAACGGTAAAATGTAGGTTGGTAGCCGTACCTGTACCCCGGGCAGTATGGGAAGAACGGATTAGAAAAGCGAACGTCCAGGCAAAAAGACAAGGTTATGCACTAACTGATGAGTACAAAAACAGGGCAAGGTTCAGTCTGTTTATAACCAATGTTGGAAAAGATAAGCTGGGGACCGAAATGGTGGCGGAACTATACCGTTTGAGATGGCAGATAGAGCTTATGTTCAAGAACTGGAAATCACTTTTCGGGATCCATAAAGTAAAAGCGGTGAAGAAAGCCCGTGTTGAATGTCAGCTTCTCGCTAAATTGCTCAGGATAGTAATAAACTGGAAAATATACAGGTGTGTCGATTCTATAGCCGTTCAGAAGTTTAAAAACCAAGCCTGCTCAACATGGAAAGTCTTCAAGCACCTTAGAACAATCACAGAAGTCATCAGGAGAATGGCAAGAAAAGAAATTAGTGTCTTAAAATGGTATGATGAATACGTATGCCCAATAATCAAATCACTTCTATTAGAACCTAAAAAAGGCAAAAAGCCAGCATTCCAAACGTTAAATGATATATTTAGAGCTTAA